In Deltaproteobacteria bacterium, one genomic interval encodes:
- a CDS encoding molybdopterin-dependent oxidoreductase produces the protein MSIGRIKKGLTRRTFLKASAAATGAAAVSGLFGKEFITANEAEKGIAHAAERKSFYAACPYCGVGCGTTVQVEGNKIVGIIPRRDYPTNKGLRCIKGLTADEPLLVDRFPAEWAKKPVLVRKDMSDPISGNVSKTKGAGGMDDKHFNRVTWEEGLDIAANKLTELIKKFGPNTLGMWSSGQQFTENNYLENKIMKGVIGSTTIEGSPRMCMTSAVTGYFATQGSDLAAGSYSDIDKADFITHWGHNPREGHPVLFWRVADRKRRDDIPTLIVDPRRTPSVKGYEAINPNNSFHFPTINGDLAIHNAIAYEILTRHEQVIPYDWLEKNAKGWKEYLQGVKADYNPRGPEAKTKRGIDIDPELIAKIADIWADASMKGRQRGYGGVVSFWGIGYNQHLHGQHNTIGIYNLHAITGNTGRPGACPFSMTGQPNAVGRRMMGGLTGRLPFNQGIENVKHRDAISELWGVDPARLAATAEQKNPGLGLGMYERANPSRVGKPDAINALWLTLGTHIDPPDTATLVRPAITRTFTIAQELYHHAPNNFYADVIFPGVSWGEASGFYVSSERRMSVNSKCVDLQPGYKSDTFIYIELGKRLAKNLGLDVKKIFPYKLVKKGGDMDYDSEEVFRE, from the coding sequence ATGAGTATAGGAAGGATAAAAAAGGGTTTAACAAGAAGGACATTTTTAAAGGCGTCAGCAGCAGCAACAGGCGCAGCAGCAGTAAGCGGTCTTTTTGGAAAGGAATTTATAACAGCTAATGAGGCAGAGAAAGGCATTGCCCATGCTGCTGAAAGGAAATCATTTTATGCTGCATGTCCATACTGCGGTGTTGGATGCGGAACAACTGTCCAGGTCGAAGGCAACAAGATTGTTGGTATCATTCCGAGAAGGGATTATCCGACAAATAAAGGGCTCCGGTGCATAAAAGGTCTTACAGCAGACGAGCCTCTGCTTGTTGACAGGTTCCCTGCAGAATGGGCAAAGAAGCCTGTTTTGGTTAGAAAGGATATGTCAGACCCGATAAGCGGCAATGTCTCAAAGACAAAAGGAGCCGGCGGCATGGATGACAAGCACTTTAACCGTGTTACATGGGAAGAAGGGCTTGACATTGCGGCAAATAAACTGACCGAGTTAATCAAAAAGTTCGGGCCTAATACACTTGGCATGTGGTCATCAGGACAGCAGTTTACGGAGAACAACTACCTTGAGAACAAGATAATGAAGGGCGTAATAGGCTCAACAACCATTGAAGGCAGCCCGAGGATGTGCATGACATCTGCTGTTACAGGCTATTTTGCAACACAGGGTTCTGATTTGGCAGCAGGCTCATACAGCGATATAGACAAGGCGGACTTCATAACCCACTGGGGGCACAACCCAAGGGAAGGACACCCTGTTCTTTTCTGGCGTGTTGCAGACAGAAAGAGAAGGGATGATATTCCAACCCTGATTGTTGACCCAAGAAGGACGCCTAGCGTAAAGGGTTATGAGGCAATCAACCCAAATAACTCATTCCATTTCCCAACAATCAACGGCGACCTTGCAATACACAATGCAATTGCGTATGAAATCCTGACAAGGCATGAGCAGGTTATTCCATACGATTGGCTTGAAAAGAATGCAAAGGGCTGGAAGGAATATCTGCAGGGTGTAAAGGCTGACTATAATCCAAGGGGACCTGAGGCAAAGACAAAAAGAGGCATAGATATTGACCCTGAATTGATTGCAAAGATTGCTGATATATGGGCAGATGCATCAATGAAGGGCAGGCAAAGGGGTTACGGCGGTGTTGTGTCATTCTGGGGCATTGGATACAACCAGCACCTGCATGGACAGCACAATACAATCGGCATCTATAACCTCCATGCCATAACAGGCAACACAGGAAGACCAGGGGCATGCCCATTTTCAATGACAGGCCAGCCAAATGCAGTCGGCAGGAGGATGATGGGCGGACTCACAGGAAGGCTGCCGTTCAATCAGGGCATTGAGAATGTAAAGCACAGGGATGCTATTTCAGAACTCTGGGGTGTTGATCCTGCAAGGCTTGCTGCAACTGCTGAGCAGAAAAATCCCGGACTTGGATTAGGCATGTATGAAAGGGCAAATCCATCAAGGGTAGGCAAACCTGATGCAATCAATGCGCTATGGCTTACGCTTGGAACACACATTGACCCGCCGGACACAGCAACCCTCGTAAGACCTGCAATAACAAGGACATTCACAATTGCTCAGGAACTCTATCACCATGCGCCGAATAACTTTTATGCAGATGTTATATTTCCCGGTGTTTCATGGGGTGAGGCGTCAGGCTTTTATGTAAGTTCTGAGAGAAGGATGTCTGTCAATTCCAAGTGCGTTGACCTCCAGCCGGGATATAAATCAGACACATTTATCTATATTGAACTGGGTAAGAGGCTTGCAAAGAATCTTGGATTAGATGTAAAGAAAATCTTCCCTTACAAACTCGTTAAAAAAGGCGGGGATATGGACTATGACTCTGAAGAGGTATTTAGAGAG